The following proteins come from a genomic window of Candidatus Neomarinimicrobiota bacterium:
- a CDS encoding cytochrome oxidase biogenesis protein CtaA: MNLSQPWLRWFSKLVIISTLGLIFAGALVKSHEVGLSVPDWPTTYGKHMFTFPFSEMVGGIFYEHLHRLIATTIGILTIVLVVGLGLSNRPSWIKKMGYSALGVVILQGMLGGITVLYFLPPIISIFHGMLAQGFLIMTIIIGYSLSKEGENRESNNGEENKQLIRPAFILLIAVVVQLFLGALMRHTGSGLAIPDFPTIGGGWLPIFNDYFLGHINDIMYENDMESVSIIQIWIHYIHRLGALAVTLITVYFVTKVFKGNISNVKPSGIRLLILLIIQITLGATSIWTFRDPIITSLHVVTGAGFLAMVSLTILRVIPIKLS; this comes from the coding sequence ATGAATCTTAGCCAACCTTGGCTACGCTGGTTTTCTAAACTGGTCATAATTTCAACGCTCGGTCTAATTTTTGCCGGCGCTCTTGTCAAAAGTCATGAAGTTGGCCTTTCTGTCCCCGATTGGCCTACAACCTACGGAAAACATATGTTCACTTTCCCATTTTCTGAAATGGTTGGTGGCATTTTTTATGAACATTTGCATCGGTTAATTGCGACCACCATTGGAATATTGACAATCGTGTTGGTTGTTGGGCTCGGTTTGTCGAATCGCCCGTCTTGGATAAAAAAAATGGGTTACTCTGCTTTAGGTGTAGTTATTCTTCAAGGAATGCTCGGTGGAATTACGGTTCTCTATTTTTTACCGCCGATAATTTCGATATTCCACGGAATGCTCGCGCAGGGATTTTTAATAATGACCATCATCATTGGATATTCACTTTCCAAAGAAGGAGAAAATAGAGAATCAAACAACGGTGAAGAAAATAAGCAATTGATTCGTCCAGCATTTATTCTTTTGATTGCAGTAGTGGTACAATTATTTCTCGGAGCGCTCATGCGACACACCGGCTCAGGTTTGGCGATTCCAGATTTCCCAACCATCGGAGGAGGGTGGCTCCCAATATTTAATGATTATTTTTTAGGTCATATCAACGATATTATGTACGAAAACGATATGGAATCAGTTTCCATAATTCAGATTTGGATTCATTATATTCACCGATTAGGTGCGTTGGCAGTTACCTTAATAACGGTGTATTTTGTAACTAAGGTTTTTAAAGGTAATATATCTAATGTTAAACCCAGTGGAATTAGACTTTTGATATTATTGATTATCCAAATTACGTTAGGTGCAACTTCCATTTGGACCTTCAGGGATCCAATCATCACAAGTTTGCACGTTGTTACCGGTGCTGGATTTTTAGCAATGGTTTCCCTAACCATTCTCAGAGTTATTCCGATTAAATTATCATGA
- a CDS encoding cytochrome c oxidase subunit II, which produces MLDLLRKYGLPINASSHGGSIDEVMVLFHWLMLFLFVGWGLFFIYTLIRFRKSRNPKADYTGVQSHLSSGLEVAVAVIEFVILIGFAIPIWATRVNDVPNSASGAEEIRVIAQQFAWNIHYPGEDGKFGNRDITLVDEAENPIGIDREDPNAADDFVMVNQLHIPVNKPIRIDLSSKDVIHSFFLPEFRVKQDAVPGMSIPVWFEASMTSKEFIESLNGTTRDTLPEVEKGFQIACAQLCGLGHYRMKGYLTVHDKAGYQAWLDEQAEYFEEESDDEDW; this is translated from the coding sequence GTGTTAGATCTTTTAAGAAAATATGGATTACCCATAAATGCATCATCTCATGGGGGATCAATAGATGAAGTTATGGTTTTATTTCACTGGCTTATGCTATTTCTGTTTGTAGGGTGGGGGCTCTTCTTTATCTATACCTTAATTCGATTTAGAAAATCAAGAAATCCCAAAGCTGATTATACAGGTGTGCAAAGCCATCTTTCTTCTGGGTTGGAAGTGGCTGTAGCAGTTATTGAATTTGTTATTTTAATTGGATTCGCAATCCCAATTTGGGCAACTCGTGTAAATGATGTTCCTAATAGCGCATCAGGCGCAGAAGAAATAAGAGTAATCGCTCAGCAGTTTGCTTGGAATATCCATTATCCTGGAGAAGATGGAAAATTTGGGAATCGGGATATCACATTAGTTGACGAAGCAGAAAACCCAATTGGGATTGATAGAGAAGATCCCAACGCTGCTGATGATTTTGTGATGGTGAATCAACTTCATATCCCCGTTAATAAACCTATTCGTATTGATCTTTCATCTAAGGACGTGATTCATAGCTTTTTTCTTCCTGAATTCAGAGTAAAACAAGATGCGGTACCGGGAATGAGTATTCCTGTGTGGTTTGAAGCATCGATGACCTCTAAAGAATTTATTGAATCTCTCAATGGAACCACTCGGGACACACTACCTGAAGTTGAAAAAGGTTTCCAAATCGCCTGCGCTCAACTCTGCGGACTTGGTCATTACCGCATGAAAGGATATTTAACGGTTCACGATAAAGCCGGATATCAAGCTTGGCTAGATGAACAAGCAGAATATTTTGAAGAAGAAAGTGACGATGAGGATTGGTAG
- a CDS encoding heme-copper oxidase subunit III: MEIPYNVEERQDTGMFNAKLGIWLFLASEVMLFGGLFSAYVFLRMGDVTGAFISGSSELNIPLATFNTLVLISSSVTMIMSWVSLKLDEQKKFKIYLGTTLLLAGVFLVVKYFEYTAKFHHGIFPETSTFFAIYFTLTGLHMLHIIGGMIVIFYFLFPGSKMIRTESERFTNRIEIVGLYWHFVDLVWIFLFPVLYLL, translated from the coding sequence ATGGAGATTCCATATAATGTAGAAGAAAGACAAGATACTGGCATGTTTAATGCCAAACTGGGTATTTGGCTTTTTTTGGCCTCGGAAGTCATGTTATTTGGTGGCTTGTTTTCTGCCTATGTTTTTCTGAGAATGGGAGATGTGACTGGCGCATTTATTAGTGGATCTAGCGAATTAAATATCCCATTAGCTACGTTTAACACCTTAGTTTTGATTTCATCCAGTGTAACCATGATCATGTCGTGGGTTTCACTAAAATTGGATGAACAGAAGAAATTCAAAATCTACCTAGGAACCACACTGTTATTAGCAGGAGTGTTTTTAGTTGTAAAGTATTTTGAATATACTGCGAAATTTCATCATGGAATTTTCCCTGAAACATCCACCTTTTTTGCTATTTATTTCACCTTAACTGGACTTCATATGCTTCATATAATTGGAGGGATGATTGTCATTTTCTATTTTTTATTTCCCGGGTCTAAAATGATAAGAACTGAGTCAGAACGATTTACTAATAGAATTGAAATTGTCGGACTATATTGGCATTTTGTTGATTTAGTCTGGATTTTTCTTTTCCCGGTACTTTACTTACTTTAG
- a CDS encoding cytochrome C oxidase subunit I yields the protein MSGHSDTTHEESFWRKYIFSIDHKVIGLQYGITALIFLFFGFCLMMMMRWQLAYPEQPIPWFGWLFGDNGIILPEMYNSLGAMHGTIMIFLGVVPLAVGAFGNYFVPLQIGAPDMAFPKLNMTSFWCYFAGGVVMMVGFFVPGGAANSGWTSYPPLAVIATTGQTVWLFGMVLLITSSLLGSVNTITTIVQLRAKGLTWMRLPFFVWAQFVTGFLLLLAFPPLEAAGVLQLMDRLLDTSFFLPSGLVVSGEVLVDRGGGSPLLWQHMFWFLAHPEVYVLILPAMGIVAEVLANNTRKPLWGYRSIVYASVFLGFMSFIVWAHHMFMTGMGATISAFFQTTTMIISVPSVVILTAMFISLWGASIRYNSAMLFALGFLPMFGIGGLTGLPLGIAASDIHLHDTYYVIGHFHYVVAPGTIFALFAGVYYWFPKMTGKLLNETLGKIHFWLSMLFINGIFMPMFVQGLAGISRRLWDGGVTYAHATDTLWLNEVMSASAWLLGLAQIPFIYNLIKSMKSGEKAESNHWEATTLEWTDAPSPPLPHRNFEVIPEVHRGPYEYSVPGADKDFTPQSEA from the coding sequence ATGAGCGGACATTCAGATACGACTCACGAAGAGTCATTTTGGAGAAAATATATTTTCTCTATAGACCATAAAGTTATCGGTCTGCAATACGGCATTACAGCATTGATTTTTTTGTTTTTTGGATTTTGTCTCATGATGATGATGAGATGGCAGTTGGCATATCCAGAACAACCCATACCTTGGTTCGGGTGGCTTTTTGGTGATAACGGAATTATCCTGCCTGAAATGTATAATTCATTAGGTGCCATGCATGGTACTATCATGATATTTTTAGGTGTTGTCCCACTCGCAGTAGGCGCATTTGGCAACTATTTTGTTCCCCTTCAAATTGGGGCACCGGATATGGCTTTTCCCAAATTAAATATGACAAGTTTTTGGTGTTATTTCGCAGGTGGGGTTGTGATGATGGTTGGTTTCTTTGTCCCCGGTGGTGCAGCAAATTCTGGTTGGACGTCCTACCCGCCATTGGCTGTTATTGCCACCACAGGCCAAACAGTTTGGCTTTTTGGAATGGTTCTACTGATTACATCATCTCTGTTGGGTTCTGTAAATACAATAACAACTATTGTTCAACTGCGGGCCAAAGGCCTTACATGGATGAGATTGCCATTCTTTGTATGGGCCCAGTTTGTAACAGGATTTCTTTTGCTTTTGGCTTTCCCACCTTTAGAAGCAGCCGGCGTACTTCAATTAATGGATCGCCTTTTGGATACAAGCTTTTTTCTACCATCGGGTTTGGTTGTTTCCGGCGAAGTATTGGTTGATCGTGGTGGCGGTAGTCCATTATTATGGCAGCATATGTTTTGGTTTCTTGCCCACCCAGAAGTATATGTACTTATTCTGCCCGCAATGGGAATTGTCGCAGAGGTATTAGCAAATAACACAAGGAAACCACTTTGGGGATATAGATCAATTGTTTATGCTTCAGTCTTTTTAGGATTCATGTCCTTTATTGTTTGGGCGCATCATATGTTCATGACAGGAATGGGTGCTACCATTAGTGCTTTTTTTCAAACCACAACAATGATCATTTCTGTTCCTTCGGTAGTTATTTTAACCGCGATGTTTATTTCTCTTTGGGGGGCATCCATTCGATATAATTCGGCCATGCTTTTCGCATTGGGTTTCCTTCCAATGTTTGGTATTGGTGGGCTAACGGGGTTACCTTTAGGAATTGCAGCTTCGGACATTCATCTTCATGATACTTATTATGTAATTGGTCATTTTCATTATGTTGTTGCACCTGGAACCATCTTTGCGCTATTTGCAGGCGTATATTACTGGTTTCCAAAAATGACTGGTAAACTATTGAATGAAACGTTGGGGAAAATTCACTTTTGGCTTTCAATGCTATTTATTAATGGTATATTTATGCCAATGTTTGTTCAAGGATTGGCTGGAATTTCACGGAGATTGTGGGATGGCGGCGTTACCTACGCACACGCAACCGACACTCTTTGGCTAAATGAAGTAATGTCAGCATCCGCATGGTTATTGGGCTTAGCACAAATCCCGTTTATCTATAATTTAATCAAAAGTATGAAGTCGGGCGAGAAAGCAGAAAGTAATCACTGGGAAGCCACAACTTTGGAATGGACAGATGCACCTTCACCTCCGTTGCCTCATCGAAATTTTGAAGTTATTCCAGAAGTTCATCGTGGACCTTATGAGTATAGTGTCCCGGGGGCTGATAAAGATTTTACCCCACAATCTGAAGCGTAA
- a CDS encoding Rrf2 family transcriptional regulator yields the protein MVKYNTMLYSKSAEYAIQAMIYLAETKPEKPVMIRKIAAEYNIPYHFLAKIMQTLVKQRLIKAVRGRTGGVLLAKDPKKIFLNDIVYAIDGLPPEKEQCIVGLDLCTDDAPCPLHDQWKPIRSKLRELMSSEPLDVLAKNVIKKRKLMNG from the coding sequence ATGGTAAAATACAACACTATGCTTTATTCTAAATCAGCAGAGTACGCGATTCAAGCAATGATTTATCTTGCGGAAACAAAACCCGAGAAACCGGTTATGATTCGAAAAATTGCTGCAGAGTATAATATCCCATACCATTTTTTAGCGAAAATCATGCAAACATTGGTGAAGCAGAGATTAATAAAAGCAGTTCGTGGTAGAACTGGAGGTGTATTACTGGCAAAAGATCCCAAAAAGATTTTCTTGAATGATATCGTTTATGCAATTGATGGACTTCCTCCTGAAAAAGAACAGTGTATTGTTGGTTTGGATCTTTGCACAGATGATGCTCCGTGCCCTCTCCATGATCAGTGGAAACCAATTCGTAGTAAACTTCGAGAATTAATGTCATCTGAGCCACTCGATGTTTTAGCGAAAAATGTAATTAAAAAACGTAAATTAATGAATGGATGA
- a CDS encoding cytochrome C oxidase subunit IV family protein, producing the protein MEDHKKTYLWNAIGLAILTVIEVWVIGLGLPRMGLIALLLSITVTKIMLVALVYMHLRYETKTLRRLIALPIPLALYFLWGVMYDLAYSWTM; encoded by the coding sequence ATGGAAGATCATAAAAAAACCTATTTATGGAATGCCATCGGACTGGCTATTTTGACAGTGATTGAAGTTTGGGTAATTGGGTTAGGATTGCCGAGAATGGGGCTTATTGCGTTATTACTCTCAATCACTGTTACAAAAATTATGCTGGTTGCATTAGTATATATGCATTTGAGATATGAAACCAAAACATTGCGTCGTCTCATAGCGCTTCCAATTCCACTTGCGTTGTATTTCCTTTGGGGAGTGATGTATGATTTGGCTTATTCCTGGACAATGTAA
- a CDS encoding heme-copper oxidase subunit III, with translation MDQAIPMNKSFFGKATTGKLGMWLFIVMDGLTFGAIIIGGLGLRISTETWPIAGSVLNVPLTAFNTFLLICSSFTMVMALNSILKDDQNGLIKYLAFTIAGGVMFLGIQVWEYSHFIMGGEHLGNLLAAVGIPGDQFLPTTGIYGSVFYVTTMFHGLHVLSGVIYLSVILSMALKQKFSADNYDRVEIAGLFWHFIDLVWILVFTIIYLI, from the coding sequence ATGGATCAAGCAATACCAATGAATAAATCTTTTTTTGGAAAAGCCACCACCGGAAAATTGGGGATGTGGTTATTTATCGTAATGGATGGATTAACCTTTGGAGCGATTATAATCGGCGGACTCGGCTTAAGAATATCAACAGAAACTTGGCCTATCGCTGGGTCTGTTTTAAACGTACCACTGACCGCTTTTAATACTTTCCTTTTAATTTGCAGCAGTTTTACCATGGTAATGGCATTGAACTCTATTCTTAAAGATGACCAAAATGGGTTAATCAAATATTTAGCTTTTACTATTGCAGGTGGTGTCATGTTTCTTGGTATTCAAGTTTGGGAATATTCCCATTTTATTATGGGTGGTGAACATTTAGGAAATCTCTTAGCGGCAGTCGGGATTCCTGGAGATCAATTTTTGCCAACTACAGGCATTTATGGATCTGTATTTTATGTAACAACCATGTTTCATGGTCTTCATGTTTTATCTGGAGTAATTTATTTATCTGTTATTCTATCAATGGCATTAAAACAAAAGTTTTCTGCTGATAATTATGACCGTGTTGAGATTGCCGGATTGTTTTGGCATTTTATAGATCTCGTTTGGATTCTTGTATTCACAATAATTTACCTCATTTAA